In a single window of the Metopolophium dirhodum isolate CAU chromosome 2, ASM1992520v1, whole genome shotgun sequence genome:
- the LOC132938893 gene encoding uncharacterized protein LOC132938893 — translation MRRRKLFADGVVRSKPKTKSSAPDKDYGLAEPSDDPFSLSPEAFAEKKTAFLKNLDDVDIDEVELQMTRGQSQCDAWRNEGRKRLTASKFGEICKMRENTSCKIKVHNILYKYPTMCKSMSYGIEMEPHARRQFEELKGLDVRTCGLFIDREFPHLAASPDGLIDDDEILEIKCPFVAKDTKSAIEAVENKLLSYCTINEQGNILLKKDHIYFYQVMGQLRVTKRNVCYFVIHTPNWTNVEKIYFYLSFWQNKMVDKLKLFYIECLLPEIIDPLYGKRISISDIRKPKHILNAKKKKLTVIAQMVCSVALDSHVLFSVYRITF, via the exons ATGAGACGACGAAAACTTTTCGCTGATGGAGTGGTACGATCcaaaccgaaaacaaaatctAGTGCGCCGGACAAAGACTATGGCTTAGCAGAGCCTTCGGATGACCCCTTTAGTCTCAGCCCAGAAGCTTTTgctgaaaaaaaaacagcatttttaaaaaatctggaTGATGTCGACATAGACGAGGTTGAACTGCAGATGACGAGAGGACAGAGTCAATGCGATGCATGGAGAAACGAGGGTCGAAAAAGATTAACAGCGTCTAAGTTTGgagaaatatgtaaaatgaGAGAGAACACTAGCTGTAAAATCAAAgtccataacattttatataagtatccGACAATGTGTAAATCAATGAGCTATGGTATTGAAATGGAGCCTCATGCTAGGAGACAGTTTGAAGAATTGAAAGGGTTGGACGTACGTACTTGTGGTTTGTTTATTGACCGAGAATTCCCTCATTTGGCTGCAAGCCctg ATGGATTAATAGATGATGATGAAATACTAGAAATTAAGTGTCCATTTGTAGCAAAAGATACAAAGAGTGCCATTGAAGCAGTGGaaaataaattg ctATCATATTGCACCATCAATGAACAAggcaatattttacttaaaaaagacCATATATACTTTTACCAAGTGATGGGTCAATTACGGGTAACAAAAAGAAATGTATGCTATTTTGTCATACACACGCCCAATTGGACTAATGttgaaaaaatctatttttatttatctttttggCAGAATAAAATGGTCGATAAACTAAAATT gttttatattgAGTGTTTATTACCCGAGATCATAGACCCTCTATATGGAAAGCGAATAAGTATCTCTGATATAAGAaaaccaaaacatattttaaatgcaaaaaaaaaaaaattaac GGTAATTGCTCAAATGGTTTGTTCAGTTGCTTTGGATAGTCATGTTTTGTTTTCTGTTTACAGAATTACCTTTTAA
- the LOC132938894 gene encoding uncharacterized protein LOC132938894: MRRRKLFADGVVRSKPKTKSSAPDKDYGLAEPSDDPFSLSPEAFAEKKTAFLKNLDDVDIDEVELQMTRGQSQCDAWRNEGRKRLTASKFGEICKMRENTSCKIKVHNILYKYPTMCKSMSYGIEMEPHARRQFEELKGLDVRTCGLFIDREFPHLAASPDGLIDDDEILEIKCPFVAKDTKSAIEAVENKLLSYCTINEQGNILLKKDHIYFYQVMGQLRVTKRNVCYFVIHTPNWTNVEKIYFYLSFWQNKMVDKLKLFYIECLLPEIIDPLYGKRISISDIRKPKHILNAKKKKLTHQRYDDKDSNIRQ; this comes from the exons ATGAGACGACGAAAACTTTTCGCTGATGGAGTGGTACGATCcaaaccgaaaacaaaatctAGTGCGCCGGACAAAGACTATGGCTTAGCAGAGCCTTCGGATGACCCCTTTAGTCTCAGCCCAGAAGCTTTTgctgaaaaaaaaacagcatttttaaaaaatctggaTGATGTCGACATAGACGAGGTTGAACTGCAGATGACGAGAGGACAGAGTCAATGCGATGCATGGAGAAACGAGGGTCGAAAAAGATTAACAGCGTCTAAGTTTGgagaaatatgtaaaatgaGAGAGAACACTAGCTGTAAAATCAAAgtccataacattttatataagtatccGACAATGTGTAAATCAATGAGCTATGGTATTGAAATGGAGCCTCATGCTAGGAGACAGTTTGAAGAATTGAAAGGGTTGGACGTACGTACTTGTGGTTTGTTTATTGACCGAGAATTCCCTCATTTGGCTGCAAGCCctg ATGGATTAATAGATGATGATGAAATACTAGAAATTAAGTGTCCATTTGTAGCAAAAGATACAAAGAGTGCCATTGAAGCAGTGGaaaataaattg ctATCATATTGCACCATCAATGAACAAggcaatattttacttaaaaaagacCATATATACTTTTACCAAGTGATGGGTCAATTACGGGTAACAAAAAGAAATGTATGCTATTTTGTCATACACACGCCCAATTGGACTAATGttgaaaaaatctatttttatttatctttttggCAGAATAAAATGGTCGATAAACTAAAATT gttttatattgAGTGTTTATTACCCGAGATCATAGACCCTCTATATGGAAAGCGAATAAGTATCTCTGATATAAGAaaaccaaaacatattttaaatgcaaaaaaaaaaaaattaac CCATCAACGATATGATGATAAGGATTCCAATATCAGACAGTAA